The following proteins are encoded in a genomic region of Alnus glutinosa chromosome 8, dhAlnGlut1.1, whole genome shotgun sequence:
- the LOC133875485 gene encoding stemmadenine O-acetyltransferase-like isoform X2: protein MAMMNVEIISKEIIKPSSPTPHDLRNTKRSFLDQLAPTSSIPIILFYQPKNGHHVDDNQVQTSSRLKRSLEQTLNRFYPFAGSIKEEHSIDCNDEGVEYYEARVVAIGVCVSHRIADGDTATTFLRTWSATSREYHVLEAICPKFDAATYFPPKDIFWGLGDMGVTKENIVTRRLVFDKSSIAALKEKASSSAGCSQVRFPTRVEVVSAFIWKSLMAISKSKPAPARVHAAVHAVNIRQRMVPPMPIHSFGNLWYFATAILSPHDELDRDSNYGILVSKLSNALKEIDGDYVKTLQTDAIPESLTNSVELFSEGDLEFYKFTSWCRFPLYEADFGSGEPTWVCRPSMPFKNLVVLMSTKDGHGIEAFVNILEEDAVVFDSDEELLPFVSWTIN, encoded by the exons ATGGCGATGATGAATGTTGAAATAATCTCCAAGGAAATTATTAAACCATCATCTCCAACACCCCATGACCTTAGAAACACCAAACGTTCCTTCCTAGACCAACTTGCACCCACCTCTTCTATTCCTATCATCCTTTTTTATCAACCCAAGAATGGCCATCACGTTGATGATAATCAAGTCCAAACATCTTCTCGGCTTAAAAGGTCCCTCGAACAAACCCTCAACCGCTTCTACCCTTTTGCTGGAAGCATCAAAGAAGAACACTCCATCGACTGCAACGATGAGGGGGTCGAGTATTACGAAGCTCGAGTTGTCG CCATTGGTGTGTGTGTTTCACACAGGATCGCAGATGGAGATACAGCCACTACATTTCTTCGCACTTGGAGCGCTACATCTCGTGAATATCATGTACTTGAAGCTATCTGTCCAAAATTTGATGCGGCCACGTACTTCCCACCGAAAGATATATTTTGGGGCTTGGGAGACATGGGGGTCACAAAGGAAAACATCGTAACAAGAAGATTGGTGTTCGACAAATCAAGCATAGCAGCTTTGAAGGAAAAGGCTTCCTCATCAGCTGGTTGTTCACAAGTGAGGTTCCCAACGCGTGTGGAGGTAGTTTCAGCGTTCATATGGAAAAGTCTAATGGCGATATCCAAATCAAAACCAGCACCAGCAAGAGTGCATGCAGCAGTTCATGCGGTGAACATACGGCAGAGGATGGTCCCACCCATGCCAATTCATTCCTTTGGGAATCTTTGGTACTTCGCTACAGCAATATTATCACCACATGATGAGCTTGATCGTGACAGTAATTATGGTATTCTGGTGAGCAAGCTAAGCAATGCATTAAAAGAAATCGACGGTGATTACGTGAAGACACTACAGACCGATGCGATTCCGGAGTCGCTCACAAATTCGGTGGAGCTGTTCTCAGAGGGTGACTTAGAGTTCTATAAGTTTACAAGTTGGTGCAGGTTTCCTCTTTATGAAGCTGATTTTGGTTCGGGAGAGCCCACTTGGGTCTGCCGTCCCAGTATGCCTTTCAAGAATCTTGTGGTGTTGATGAGTACAAAAGACGGACATGGAATTGAGGCATTTGTTAACATATTAGAGGAAGACGCCGTCGTATTTGATAGTGATGAAGAACTCCTTCCATTTGTTTCTTGGACAATTAATTAA
- the LOC133875485 gene encoding stemmadenine O-acetyltransferase-like isoform X1 has translation MAMMNVEIISKEIIKPSSPTPHDLRNTKRSFLDQLAPTSSIPIILFYQPKNGHHVDDNQVQTSSRLKRSLEQTLNRFYPFAGSIKEEHSIDCNDEGVEYYEARVVGKLSQVLEHYNAEILNQFLPFDPYESHEVLLAVQYNMFDCGGVAIGVCVSHRIADGDTATTFLRTWSATSREYHVLEAICPKFDAATYFPPKDIFWGLGDMGVTKENIVTRRLVFDKSSIAALKEKASSSAGCSQVRFPTRVEVVSAFIWKSLMAISKSKPAPARVHAAVHAVNIRQRMVPPMPIHSFGNLWYFATAILSPHDELDRDSNYGILVSKLSNALKEIDGDYVKTLQTDAIPESLTNSVELFSEGDLEFYKFTSWCRFPLYEADFGSGEPTWVCRPSMPFKNLVVLMSTKDGHGIEAFVNILEEDAVVFDSDEELLPFVSWTIN, from the coding sequence ATGGCGATGATGAATGTTGAAATAATCTCCAAGGAAATTATTAAACCATCATCTCCAACACCCCATGACCTTAGAAACACCAAACGTTCCTTCCTAGACCAACTTGCACCCACCTCTTCTATTCCTATCATCCTTTTTTATCAACCCAAGAATGGCCATCACGTTGATGATAATCAAGTCCAAACATCTTCTCGGCTTAAAAGGTCCCTCGAACAAACCCTCAACCGCTTCTACCCTTTTGCTGGAAGCATCAAAGAAGAACACTCCATCGACTGCAACGATGAGGGGGTCGAGTATTACGAAGCTCGAGTTGTCGGTAAGTTATCACAAGTTCTTGAACACTACAACGCGGAAATCTTAAACCAGTTTCTGCCATTTGATCCCTATGAAAGCCATGAAGTTCTCTTAGCTGTCCAATATAATATGTTTGACTGTGGCGGAGTAGCCATTGGTGTGTGTGTTTCACACAGGATCGCAGATGGAGATACAGCCACTACATTTCTTCGCACTTGGAGCGCTACATCTCGTGAATATCATGTACTTGAAGCTATCTGTCCAAAATTTGATGCGGCCACGTACTTCCCACCGAAAGATATATTTTGGGGCTTGGGAGACATGGGGGTCACAAAGGAAAACATCGTAACAAGAAGATTGGTGTTCGACAAATCAAGCATAGCAGCTTTGAAGGAAAAGGCTTCCTCATCAGCTGGTTGTTCACAAGTGAGGTTCCCAACGCGTGTGGAGGTAGTTTCAGCGTTCATATGGAAAAGTCTAATGGCGATATCCAAATCAAAACCAGCACCAGCAAGAGTGCATGCAGCAGTTCATGCGGTGAACATACGGCAGAGGATGGTCCCACCCATGCCAATTCATTCCTTTGGGAATCTTTGGTACTTCGCTACAGCAATATTATCACCACATGATGAGCTTGATCGTGACAGTAATTATGGTATTCTGGTGAGCAAGCTAAGCAATGCATTAAAAGAAATCGACGGTGATTACGTGAAGACACTACAGACCGATGCGATTCCGGAGTCGCTCACAAATTCGGTGGAGCTGTTCTCAGAGGGTGACTTAGAGTTCTATAAGTTTACAAGTTGGTGCAGGTTTCCTCTTTATGAAGCTGATTTTGGTTCGGGAGAGCCCACTTGGGTCTGCCGTCCCAGTATGCCTTTCAAGAATCTTGTGGTGTTGATGAGTACAAAAGACGGACATGGAATTGAGGCATTTGTTAACATATTAGAGGAAGACGCCGTCGTATTTGATAGTGATGAAGAACTCCTTCCATTTGTTTCTTGGACAATTAATTAA